The following are encoded in a window of Panicum virgatum strain AP13 chromosome 5N, P.virgatum_v5, whole genome shotgun sequence genomic DNA:
- the LOC120675922 gene encoding protein S-acyltransferase 8-like isoform X2, with translation MRFFFGGRLIFGPDVKSLGVSVILIVVPVAFLCVFVARHLRHRFRAYDAGYAILIMAVVYTIYVLLLLFVTAGRDPGIVPRASHPPEEDIHYDDLSHDTPIRLQFPRVKEVIVNGMPVKVKYCETCMVYRPPRCSHCSICNNCVERFDHHCPWVGQCIGKRNYRYFFLFVSSSTVLCIYVFAISALYIKFLMDGDYPTVWKALKHSPASLALMIYCFICIWFVGGLTGFHTYLISTNQTTYENFRYRSDGRPNVYDQGCLSNFQEVVFAKIQPSKHKFRAHIQEEVQAPPANDAGEVEDELVGGPRAKVGDDLDIDGDLLKISQWQHNHGDIDIEMGGGNAN, from the exons ATG AGGTTCTTCTTTGGTGGGCGATTGATTTTTGGACCTGATGTTAAATCCCTAGGTGTTTCTGTTATCCTCATTGTTGTCCCGGTAGCTTTCCTTTGTGTATTTGTCGCGCGGCATCTCCGTCATCGGTTTCGTGCATATGATGCAGGATATGCAATTCTTATCATGGCAGTAGTGTACACAATCTAC GTGCTTTTGTTACTCTTCGTCACTGCTGGTCGGGATCCTGGCATTGTACCTCGTGCTTCACACCCACCAGAGGAGGATATTCACTATGATGATTTGTCTCATGATACACCCATAAGACTACAATTTCCTCGTGTAAAGGAAGTTATAGTAAATGGGATGCCTGTGAAAGTAAAGTATTGTGAAACTTGTATGGTGTATCGTCCTCCTCGATGTTCACACTGTTCCATTTGCAACAATTGCGTGGAGCGCTTTGATCATCACTGCCCATGGGTTGGGCAATGCATTGGAAAG CGCAATTACCGTTATTTTTTCCTGTTTGTTTCTTCTTCAACTGTCCTCTGCATTTATGTGTTTGCTATATCGGCCTTGTACATCAAGTTTCTCATGGATGGAGACTATCCTACAGTGTGGAAGGCATTGAAACACTCTCCTGCTTCTCTAGCACTAATGATATACTGCTTTATCTGTATCTGGTTTGTTGGTGGACTCACAGGATTTCATACATACCTCATCAGCACAAACCAG ACCACATATGAAAATTTTCGGTATAGATCAGATGGCAGGCCTAATGTCTATGATCAAGGATGTCTTAGTAACTTTCAAGAGGTTGTCTTTGCCAAGATACAACCATCCAAACATAAGTTCCGGGCACACATACAAGAGGAAGTACAAGCTCCACCAGCTAACGATGCTGGAGAGGTTGAAGACGAACTAGTTGGTGGTCCTCGGGCAAAAGTGGGAGATGACCTTGATATTGATGGTGATCTGTTGAAGATTTCACAATGGCAGCATAACCATGGGGACATTGATATTGAAATGGGAGGTGGGAACGCCAATTAG
- the LOC120675922 gene encoding protein S-acyltransferase 8-like isoform X1 → MTQPQQRIYQAWKGDNRFFFGGRLIFGPDVKSLGVSVILIVVPVAFLCVFVARHLRHRFRAYDAGYAILIMAVVYTIYVLLLLFVTAGRDPGIVPRASHPPEEDIHYDDLSHDTPIRLQFPRVKEVIVNGMPVKVKYCETCMVYRPPRCSHCSICNNCVERFDHHCPWVGQCIGKRNYRYFFLFVSSSTVLCIYVFAISALYIKFLMDGDYPTVWKALKHSPASLALMIYCFICIWFVGGLTGFHTYLISTNQTTYENFRYRSDGRPNVYDQGCLSNFQEVVFAKIQPSKHKFRAHIQEEVQAPPANDAGEVEDELVGGPRAKVGDDLDIDGDLLKISQWQHNHGDIDIEMGGGNAN, encoded by the exons ATGACGCAGCCACAGCAGCGGATATACCAAGCTTGGAAGGGGGATAAC AGGTTCTTCTTTGGTGGGCGATTGATTTTTGGACCTGATGTTAAATCCCTAGGTGTTTCTGTTATCCTCATTGTTGTCCCGGTAGCTTTCCTTTGTGTATTTGTCGCGCGGCATCTCCGTCATCGGTTTCGTGCATATGATGCAGGATATGCAATTCTTATCATGGCAGTAGTGTACACAATCTAC GTGCTTTTGTTACTCTTCGTCACTGCTGGTCGGGATCCTGGCATTGTACCTCGTGCTTCACACCCACCAGAGGAGGATATTCACTATGATGATTTGTCTCATGATACACCCATAAGACTACAATTTCCTCGTGTAAAGGAAGTTATAGTAAATGGGATGCCTGTGAAAGTAAAGTATTGTGAAACTTGTATGGTGTATCGTCCTCCTCGATGTTCACACTGTTCCATTTGCAACAATTGCGTGGAGCGCTTTGATCATCACTGCCCATGGGTTGGGCAATGCATTGGAAAG CGCAATTACCGTTATTTTTTCCTGTTTGTTTCTTCTTCAACTGTCCTCTGCATTTATGTGTTTGCTATATCGGCCTTGTACATCAAGTTTCTCATGGATGGAGACTATCCTACAGTGTGGAAGGCATTGAAACACTCTCCTGCTTCTCTAGCACTAATGATATACTGCTTTATCTGTATCTGGTTTGTTGGTGGACTCACAGGATTTCATACATACCTCATCAGCACAAACCAG ACCACATATGAAAATTTTCGGTATAGATCAGATGGCAGGCCTAATGTCTATGATCAAGGATGTCTTAGTAACTTTCAAGAGGTTGTCTTTGCCAAGATACAACCATCCAAACATAAGTTCCGGGCACACATACAAGAGGAAGTACAAGCTCCACCAGCTAACGATGCTGGAGAGGTTGAAGACGAACTAGTTGGTGGTCCTCGGGCAAAAGTGGGAGATGACCTTGATATTGATGGTGATCTGTTGAAGATTTCACAATGGCAGCATAACCATGGGGACATTGATATTGAAATGGGAGGTGGGAACGCCAATTAG